The following proteins are encoded in a genomic region of Cyclonatronum proteinivorum:
- a CDS encoding M3 family metallopeptidase — MNAKPLQFLKRASLIAGCAAGMLISGSAAQAGTAASETKTVQTTNMTESENPFFAPSTLPFQAPDFAAIRLEHYKPAFLRGMEEQLREIEAIANNPEPPTFENTVEAREYTGALLLRTSRVFSNMSSANTSPELQAIQSEMAPLLAAHSDNIQLNNRLFERVRTLMYSDSVDELDEESRHLLTRQYRNHVRAGANLSAEQQTRMREINARLSTLATQFSESVLNTTRERAVLIETREELDGMSEGRIRAAAEAAADRGHEGKYLITLTNTTRQPVTASMTNRETRRKVWEASAFRGLGHDGHIDNRGIILEIAALRAERAEMLGFSNFAEFQLENEMAGHPDAAYQFMLDMLPAVKANTRAEADAIIALMRADGIDDDLQPWDWEYYAERVRADQFNVDENEIRPYFELERVLQDGVFYVMERQYGVTFEERFDLPVYHPDVRVFTVLDEDGGEIGLFYGDFFAREGKRGGAWMSSYVVQNHLKGDLPVVVNVLNIAKAPEGEPQFVTLSNVVTLFHEMGHGVHGLFSDVRFPSLAGTATPRDFVEFPSTYEEDWAIDPEVLRNYALHYETGEPIPLDLLDRFLEARQFNQGFDTFEYIAAALLDLDWHTLTSQEIPTDVEAFERASLARHGVDWPFVPPRYTSGTFNHVWPGGYAASYYAYLWSEVLAADAFEYVQQSGGLGSEIIRHYQNTVLSSGGSRDPMELYRDFRGQDPTVDALLRRRGLDPTPVN; from the coding sequence ATGAACGCTAAACCACTGCAATTCCTTAAACGGGCAAGCCTGATAGCGGGCTGTGCGGCAGGCATGCTGATTTCCGGATCAGCCGCTCAGGCCGGCACTGCCGCATCCGAAACCAAAACCGTTCAGACCACGAACATGACCGAATCCGAAAATCCGTTTTTCGCGCCCAGCACCCTGCCCTTCCAGGCACCTGACTTCGCGGCCATCCGCCTCGAGCACTACAAACCGGCCTTCCTGCGCGGCATGGAAGAACAGCTTCGCGAGATAGAAGCCATCGCGAACAATCCGGAACCGCCTACCTTCGAAAACACCGTTGAAGCCCGTGAGTACACCGGCGCCCTTTTGCTGCGCACCTCCCGCGTGTTCTCCAACATGAGCTCTGCCAACACTAGCCCCGAGCTGCAAGCCATTCAAAGCGAAATGGCCCCTTTACTCGCCGCGCATTCCGACAACATTCAGCTCAACAACCGGCTTTTTGAGCGCGTCCGCACCCTCATGTACAGTGATAGTGTAGATGAGCTCGACGAAGAATCCCGCCACCTTCTCACGCGTCAGTACCGCAACCACGTACGCGCAGGAGCCAACCTAAGTGCGGAGCAGCAAACGCGTATGCGCGAAATCAACGCACGTCTCTCCACCCTCGCCACGCAGTTTTCCGAAAGCGTGCTCAATACCACCCGCGAGCGCGCCGTCCTGATCGAAACCCGCGAAGAACTCGACGGCATGAGCGAAGGCCGCATTCGCGCAGCTGCCGAAGCCGCAGCCGACCGCGGCCATGAAGGCAAGTATCTGATCACCCTCACCAACACCACAAGGCAGCCGGTTACCGCGAGCATGACCAACCGCGAAACCCGCCGCAAGGTTTGGGAAGCCTCCGCCTTCCGCGGCCTTGGCCATGACGGACACATTGACAACCGCGGCATCATTCTCGAAATCGCGGCCCTGCGCGCCGAGCGTGCCGAAATGCTGGGTTTCAGCAACTTTGCCGAATTCCAGCTCGAAAACGAGATGGCAGGTCACCCCGACGCAGCCTATCAGTTCATGCTCGACATGCTGCCCGCTGTAAAAGCCAACACCCGCGCCGAAGCCGACGCCATCATCGCCCTCATGCGCGCCGACGGCATCGATGACGACCTCCAGCCCTGGGATTGGGAATACTACGCCGAACGCGTGCGCGCCGATCAGTTCAATGTGGATGAAAACGAAATCCGCCCCTACTTCGAACTCGAGCGCGTACTGCAGGACGGCGTTTTCTATGTGATGGAGCGTCAGTACGGCGTCACTTTTGAAGAGCGCTTCGACCTGCCGGTGTACCATCCTGATGTGCGTGTGTTTACCGTGCTCGACGAAGACGGCGGCGAAATCGGCCTGTTTTACGGCGATTTCTTTGCCCGCGAAGGCAAACGCGGCGGCGCATGGATGAGCTCCTACGTGGTGCAAAACCACCTCAAAGGCGATCTCCCTGTTGTAGTGAACGTGCTCAACATCGCCAAAGCCCCCGAAGGCGAGCCGCAGTTTGTAACCCTCAGCAATGTCGTCACCCTCTTCCACGAAATGGGTCACGGCGTGCACGGCCTCTTTTCGGATGTCCGCTTCCCTTCCCTCGCCGGTACCGCTACCCCGCGCGACTTCGTAGAGTTTCCGTCCACCTACGAAGAAGACTGGGCCATCGATCCCGAAGTGCTGCGCAACTACGCCCTCCACTACGAAACCGGCGAGCCCATCCCCCTCGATTTGCTCGACCGTTTCCTTGAAGCGCGTCAGTTCAATCAGGGTTTCGACACCTTTGAATACATCGCCGCGGCCTTGCTCGATCTCGACTGGCACACCCTCACAAGTCAAGAAATCCCGACCGATGTGGAAGCCTTCGAGCGCGCCTCCCTTGCGCGTCACGGCGTGGACTGGCCTTTCGTACCCCCGCGCTACACCAGCGGCACCTTCAATCACGTATGGCCGGGCGGCTACGCGGCAAGCTACTACGCCTACCTCTGGAGCGAAGTGCTCGCAGCCGACGCCTTCGAGTACGTGCAGCAAAGCGGCGGACTTGGTTCCGAGATCATCCGTCACTACCAAAACACCGTGCTCTCCAGCGGTGGCAGCCGTGACCCGATGGAACTCTACCGCGATTTCCGCGGGCAGGATCCCACCGTTGACGCCCTGCTGCGTCGCCGCGGTCTTGACCCCACGCCGGTAAACTAA
- a CDS encoding dipeptidyl-peptidase 5: MKRYFVSMILFALLPLGLGCSSTAQLEAHPPAWQADDSRALTVERLWELKRIGNPVISPDGRWIVAPVTRYTVSDDLAHTDLWLFSADGSIERPLTRHGSADGQPTFSPDGSHLAFVSRRDGDEAAQIYVLPITEPGEAIRLTEIPTGVTGIKWVGEHLYFISSIFPDKSWEEMAERLKQDNASHMSGLTWNRLPFASFDRFLDEERQSHLFRIHHTGGETLNITLPTGRELPRSSAGAGSYDVNPDESLVVFMSDANRDDLNPKIDLFRVAPGSIEAVNITPDNIGVDGNPRFSRSGRLLAFTRNRIPGFYADTNDLMIYTVETGNVRNQTENWDRSVGSVVWDENDESLFGSVSDAGTRRIFRFHIIPGVEPLPVTGATDYPALDVAENGTIAALNHSFLYPPQLHILDIPERSSTRIDTINDDIMAEVDLGTYESVIYTGADGQDIQMWVHYPPGFDSSQKYPLFLLIHGGPHSAITDGFHFRWNAQTFASWGYVTAWHNFHGSDGFGQDFTDAINPDWISKPYEDTIRAAEWFMEKDWIDTDRMFAGGASYGGYLSSILLGKEHPFNALLIHAPVYNLYSQMAADFAVHTVRFGNYWEDDGSHFDGRTIYEAISPHYFAGNFNTPALLTHGQDDLRVPVGQIFELFRTLQSRGVDSRLIYFPNENHWILRPNNSIYWYHQVREWAEKYAPPGPRPR; this comes from the coding sequence ATGAAACGCTACTTTGTGTCCATGATCTTGTTTGCGTTGCTCCCCCTTGGCCTGGGGTGCAGCAGCACTGCGCAGCTTGAAGCGCACCCACCCGCCTGGCAGGCCGACGACTCCCGCGCCCTCACCGTAGAGCGCCTCTGGGAATTGAAGCGCATCGGCAACCCGGTCATCTCCCCGGATGGCCGCTGGATCGTTGCCCCGGTGACCCGCTACACCGTCTCCGACGACCTCGCCCATACCGACCTATGGCTCTTTTCCGCTGACGGTAGCATCGAGCGTCCCCTCACCCGACACGGCTCCGCCGACGGACAGCCCACCTTCAGCCCCGATGGCAGTCATCTTGCCTTCGTAAGCCGCCGCGATGGCGACGAAGCCGCACAGATTTACGTGCTCCCCATTACCGAGCCCGGCGAAGCCATACGCCTCACCGAAATCCCGACCGGCGTTACCGGCATCAAATGGGTTGGCGAGCATCTTTACTTCATCTCCAGCATTTTCCCCGACAAAAGCTGGGAAGAAATGGCGGAGCGTCTCAAACAGGACAATGCCTCCCACATGAGCGGCCTCACCTGGAACCGCCTCCCCTTCGCCTCCTTCGACCGCTTCCTCGATGAAGAACGTCAGTCGCACCTGTTCCGGATTCACCACACCGGCGGCGAAACCCTCAACATCACCCTGCCCACGGGTCGCGAACTGCCCCGCTCCTCAGCAGGTGCCGGCAGCTATGATGTGAACCCGGACGAGTCCCTCGTTGTCTTTATGAGCGACGCCAACCGCGACGACCTCAATCCCAAAATCGACCTGTTCCGCGTCGCACCCGGCAGCATCGAAGCCGTCAACATCACCCCGGATAACATCGGCGTTGACGGAAACCCCCGCTTCAGCCGCAGCGGCCGGCTCCTCGCCTTCACCCGCAACCGCATCCCCGGCTTCTACGCGGACACCAATGATCTGATGATCTACACCGTTGAAACCGGTAATGTGCGTAACCAAACCGAAAACTGGGACCGCTCTGTTGGCTCCGTTGTCTGGGATGAAAACGACGAAAGCCTGTTCGGCTCGGTTTCTGACGCCGGCACACGCCGCATTTTCCGCTTTCACATCATTCCCGGCGTTGAGCCGCTGCCCGTAACCGGCGCAACGGATTACCCCGCCCTTGATGTAGCTGAAAACGGTACCATTGCAGCGCTCAACCACAGCTTCCTCTACCCGCCGCAGCTGCACATTCTCGACATCCCGGAGCGCAGCAGCACCCGCATCGACACCATCAACGACGACATTATGGCCGAAGTCGATCTCGGCACCTATGAATCCGTCATCTACACCGGCGCCGACGGACAGGACATTCAGATGTGGGTACACTACCCGCCCGGCTTTGATTCAAGCCAGAAATACCCGCTCTTCCTCCTTATTCACGGCGGGCCGCACAGCGCCATCACGGACGGCTTCCACTTCCGCTGGAACGCGCAGACCTTTGCGTCATGGGGCTACGTCACCGCCTGGCACAACTTCCACGGCTCCGACGGCTTCGGTCAGGACTTCACCGACGCCATCAACCCCGACTGGATCAGCAAGCCCTACGAAGACACCATCCGTGCCGCAGAGTGGTTCATGGAAAAAGACTGGATTGATACCGACCGCATGTTTGCCGGCGGCGCGAGCTACGGCGGCTACCTCTCGAGCATACTGTTAGGAAAAGAACATCCTTTCAACGCCCTCCTCATTCATGCACCGGTGTACAACCTCTACTCACAGATGGCCGCCGACTTTGCCGTGCACACCGTACGCTTCGGCAACTACTGGGAAGATGACGGCTCACACTTCGATGGCCGCACCATTTACGAAGCCATCTCCCCGCACTACTTCGCCGGCAACTTCAACACCCCGGCCCTCCTGACGCACGGTCAGGACGACCTCCGCGTACCGGTCGGGCAGATCTTCGAATTATTCCGCACCCTCCAAAGCCGCGGCGTCGATTCCCGCCTGATCTACTTCCCCAACGAAAACCACTGGATCCTGCGACCCAACAACTCCATTTACTGGTACCATCAGGTCCGCGAATGGGCCGAAAAATACGCCCCACCCGGCCCCCGCCCCCGCTAA
- a CDS encoding IS982 family transposase: MTLSDNKITEIYCLVDNFCIGFHRSMAKHMLGNTPKRKPNLSTSEVITIMILFHHSGYRTIKCFYTQYVKVHMCHLFPKTVSYNRFVELMAGANLPLALFVKECCMGKCTGISFIDSTPLRVCKNKRISNHKVFKGIGQLGKSSIGFFFGFKLHLAVNDKGELLNFLISPGNMDDRDPLKNPNFIKAFTGKMYADKGYISAALSRILFDDGIHLITQIRKNMKNCLMSLNDKILLRKRSVIETINDELKNMCQIEHSRHRSFANFLSNLLSGLAAYSFFPKKPAIKYESVHTNQLSMI; this comes from the coding sequence ATGACATTATCCGACAATAAAATTACCGAAATATACTGCCTGGTTGACAACTTCTGCATCGGCTTTCATCGCTCAATGGCCAAGCATATGCTTGGAAATACCCCCAAGCGAAAGCCAAATCTGTCTACCAGCGAGGTGATCACAATTATGATTCTGTTTCATCACAGTGGATATCGCACCATCAAGTGCTTCTATACTCAATATGTCAAGGTACACATGTGTCATCTTTTCCCCAAGACCGTTTCATATAATCGCTTCGTTGAGCTTATGGCTGGTGCCAATTTGCCGCTGGCATTATTTGTCAAAGAGTGCTGTATGGGAAAGTGCACCGGTATCTCATTCATAGATTCCACTCCGCTGCGTGTGTGCAAAAACAAGCGTATATCCAACCATAAAGTCTTCAAGGGCATTGGCCAGTTGGGTAAATCTTCAATAGGATTTTTCTTCGGATTTAAACTTCATCTGGCTGTCAATGATAAGGGAGAATTGCTCAACTTCCTGATTAGTCCGGGAAATATGGACGACCGTGATCCCCTTAAAAATCCTAACTTTATCAAAGCTTTTACAGGAAAAATGTATGCAGATAAAGGCTATATCTCAGCGGCACTGTCCAGGATTTTGTTTGATGACGGCATTCATCTGATTACCCAAATACGCAAGAATATGAAAAATTGCCTGATGAGTCTTAATGACAAAATCCTGTTGCGAAAGAGATCTGTTATTGAGACCATAAATGATGAACTCAAAAACATGTGTCAAATTGAACATTCCCGTCATCGCTCTTTCGCTAACTTTTTGTCTAACCTGCTGTCGGGATTAGCTGCCTATTCCTTCTTTCCCAAAAAGCCCGCCATAAAGTATGAATCCGTTCATACTAACCAATTAAGCATGATTTAA
- a CDS encoding sensor histidine kinase: MIQPAIILTASLLYLLVLFGIAYYADRRKEQGRSLIANPYIYALSLGVYCTAWTFFGSVGRAAESGVGFLPIYIGPTLMALLWWVVLRKMVRIAKQQRITSIADFVASRYGKSTRLSVAMTLITVVGIIPYIALQLKAISGTYLVLSGGDTATTALFTDTALYATLILAAFTILFGARELDATERHEGLVAAIAFESVVKLVAFLAVGIFVVWFVFDGPTDLWAQAMVQPGLQQLFSFGEDTIPLSEWFWLTLISMFAILFLPRQFQVSVVENVSEKHILKAIWLFPLYLFAINIFVIPIALAGLILFPGGSVDADTFVITIPLFEGSSLLALFAFIGGLSAATGMVIVAVVALSTMVSNDLLVPALVRSGRLDIAARADATGFLLLIRRVSIIVILLLAYSFVRFLDQGYSLVSIGLISFVAVAQFAPAILGGLFWKGASRDGALAGLLTGFGIWLFTLVLPTLETAEVLSSSITENGLFGLPLLQPYALFGVSQLDPISHAAFWSLSLNSLLFFGVSLLSRPGLSELSQASLFVDALDPGRQQLRGSLSQRTASREDVIHIMQRFLGPERTAKALEEYEQLYPADPLKAQRGIDGDSFINYAETLLGGVIGSASARTVVSSVAQEEPLGMEQIMTMLDETRQALAYSRELEEKSAALELTTAELKEANTRLRELDEMKDEFMFTVTHELKTPLTSIRAFTEILRDNPGIPAEKAGEFLDIITRETERLSRLITQILDMQRFEKGAMNAAFEQDDLRRIANNAVQATEHKFREKQQEFRHNLDSCGDLPMQADADQLEQVIVNLLANASKFTPAGGRISLDLSKTPDHYLMEVTDNGPGVPEDERELIFEKFSRARHATEASIPGTGLGLSIVKSIVALHRGTVAVTDAPDGGACFRITLPFD, encoded by the coding sequence GTGATACAGCCTGCGATAATCCTGACGGCATCTCTGCTTTACCTGCTGGTATTATTCGGGATTGCCTACTACGCCGACCGCCGCAAGGAACAGGGCCGAAGCCTGATCGCCAATCCATACATCTACGCGCTTTCGCTCGGCGTGTACTGCACGGCCTGGACCTTCTTCGGAAGCGTGGGGCGCGCCGCGGAGTCCGGGGTTGGCTTCCTGCCGATTTACATCGGTCCGACCCTGATGGCGCTGCTGTGGTGGGTCGTGCTCCGCAAGATGGTGCGTATCGCGAAACAACAGCGCATTACTTCGATTGCCGATTTTGTGGCTTCCCGCTACGGCAAGAGTACGCGCCTGAGCGTGGCCATGACCCTGATCACAGTAGTCGGCATCATTCCGTACATCGCGCTGCAACTCAAAGCGATTTCGGGCACCTACCTCGTGCTCAGCGGGGGCGACACCGCGACGACCGCCCTTTTTACCGATACGGCCCTGTACGCGACCCTCATCCTCGCGGCTTTCACCATTTTATTTGGAGCGCGCGAACTCGACGCGACCGAGCGGCATGAAGGCCTCGTGGCCGCCATTGCGTTTGAGTCCGTCGTGAAGCTCGTCGCCTTTCTCGCGGTCGGCATTTTTGTGGTCTGGTTCGTGTTCGACGGCCCGACCGATTTGTGGGCGCAGGCCATGGTGCAGCCGGGTTTGCAGCAACTCTTTTCCTTCGGGGAAGACACCATTCCCCTCAGCGAGTGGTTCTGGCTCACTCTCATTTCAATGTTCGCGATTTTGTTCCTGCCCCGGCAGTTTCAGGTGTCGGTGGTCGAGAACGTATCCGAAAAGCACATCCTCAAAGCCATTTGGCTGTTCCCGCTCTACCTGTTCGCGATCAACATTTTCGTGATTCCGATTGCGCTTGCCGGACTCATCCTCTTTCCCGGCGGCAGCGTGGATGCCGATACTTTCGTCATCACCATCCCGCTTTTTGAGGGCAGCAGTCTGCTGGCGCTGTTCGCGTTCATCGGCGGACTTTCCGCGGCTACCGGCATGGTGATTGTGGCGGTTGTGGCCCTGAGCACCATGGTCAGCAACGACCTGCTCGTGCCCGCGCTTGTCCGCTCGGGCCGCCTCGACATCGCCGCCCGCGCCGACGCGACCGGCTTCCTGTTGCTCATCCGCCGCGTGAGCATTATTGTTATTCTGTTGCTCGCCTACTCCTTCGTGCGCTTTCTCGATCAGGGCTACTCGCTGGTTTCCATAGGGCTGATTTCCTTTGTGGCGGTTGCGCAGTTTGCCCCGGCTATACTCGGGGGACTTTTCTGGAAGGGCGCCTCCCGCGACGGCGCACTCGCAGGTCTGCTGACCGGCTTCGGGATCTGGCTGTTCACCCTCGTGCTGCCCACGCTGGAAACCGCGGAGGTTTTGAGCAGCAGCATCACCGAAAACGGCCTCTTTGGCCTGCCCCTGCTCCAGCCTTATGCGCTGTTCGGGGTATCGCAGCTTGACCCGATTTCACACGCGGCCTTTTGGTCGCTCAGCCTGAACAGCCTGCTCTTTTTCGGGGTATCGCTGCTGAGCCGGCCGGGGCTTTCGGAGCTGTCGCAGGCGAGTCTGTTTGTGGACGCCCTCGATCCGGGACGGCAGCAACTGCGGGGCAGCCTGAGTCAGCGTACCGCTTCGCGCGAAGACGTCATCCACATCATGCAGCGATTCCTCGGGCCGGAACGCACGGCCAAAGCGCTTGAAGAATACGAACAGCTTTATCCCGCCGATCCGCTGAAGGCGCAGCGGGGTATAGACGGGGACAGCTTCATCAACTATGCCGAAACCCTGCTCGGCGGGGTCATCGGATCGGCTTCGGCGCGGACCGTCGTTTCATCGGTCGCACAGGAAGAGCCGCTTGGTATGGAGCAAATCATGACCATGCTGGATGAGACACGTCAGGCGCTGGCCTACAGCCGCGAGCTCGAAGAAAAATCAGCCGCACTCGAGCTCACAACCGCCGAGCTGAAGGAAGCCAACACCCGCCTGCGGGAGCTCGATGAAATGAAAGACGAATTCATGTTCACCGTCACGCATGAGCTCAAAACGCCGCTCACCTCCATCCGCGCCTTCACCGAAATCCTGCGCGACAACCCCGGAATTCCGGCGGAAAAGGCCGGGGAGTTTCTCGACATCATCACCCGGGAGACGGAGCGGCTTTCGCGCCTCATCACGCAGATTCTGGACATGCAGCGGTTCGAAAAAGGCGCGATGAATGCAGCCTTTGAACAGGATGATCTTCGCCGTATCGCAAATAACGCCGTGCAGGCTACCGAACATAAGTTCCGTGAGAAGCAACAGGAATTCCGGCACAATCTCGATAGTTGCGGTGACCTGCCCATGCAGGCCGACGCCGATCAGCTCGAACAGGTCATCGTAAACCTGCTCGCCAACGCGTCCAAGTTCACGCCTGCCGGCGGGCGCATCAGCCTGGACCTCAGCAAAACGCCGGATCATTACCTGATGGAAGTCACCGATAACGGTCCCGGCGTACCAGAGGACGAGCGCGAGCTGATTTTCGAGAAATTCTCCCGCGCCCGTCATGCTACCGAAGCGAGCATCCCCGGAACCGGACTGGGGCTGAGTATCGTGAAATCCATCGTCGCCCTGCACCGCGGCACCGTTGCTGTGACCGACGCTCCGGATGGGGGCGCCTGTTTCCGGATTACGCTGCCTTTTGATTGA
- a CDS encoding response regulator transcription factor, with protein sequence MPVNVLIVDDEPNIVISLEFLMAQNGLTPFIARSGEQAIDFLEDKVPDVVLLDVMLPNRSGFDILQYIRRNERLKNIKVIMLTARGREQDVSKGMDLGADAYVTKPFSTRELVNKVKEFARHEP encoded by the coding sequence ATGCCTGTGAACGTCCTGATTGTTGACGATGAACCGAACATTGTGATTTCCCTGGAATTTCTGATGGCGCAGAACGGACTCACGCCTTTTATTGCGCGCTCCGGAGAACAGGCTATTGATTTTTTGGAAGATAAGGTGCCTGATGTGGTGCTGCTCGATGTGATGCTGCCGAACCGTTCGGGCTTCGATATTTTGCAGTACATCCGGAGGAACGAGCGGCTGAAGAACATTAAGGTGATCATGCTGACCGCGCGCGGGCGTGAACAGGATGTTTCGAAGGGGATGGATTTGGGCGCGGATGCGTATGTCACCAAGCCGTTTTCGACCCGTGAGCTCGTGAATAAAGTGAAGGAGTTTGCGCGCCATGAACCGTAA
- a CDS encoding 3'-5' exonuclease, giving the protein MNRNEQRLFSIYFFSGFAVILVSVSLFAVLLWKFELVRAEGGSLIWTMLLLVALLSGAHFAGLKLFFTNMLEPLNRLNDALQAFEAGRELELRGSTFTRNLITSINRLNRAYRELKQTTDARIADANEKLEREKRTLATLISELHSGVILCSGEGRIILYNPVIEEMAADAQVRARLGLGKDIRGLFDAGLVDYLFEESRGLLASGSKALSAAVSYAPSGDLVRLSLIPVSTTDADGGEAWLLIMRNIAPEMRQAAGRDTLLKQLSEQVRASVASIRAAGENLSEYPDMPAAMRQNFVSVIEDEAGRLGSRVGEVLGEYEETYRSYWPKEPVLLRAFLENFAQRAAKLTGLDVRLPDQMQTGMIRVDTYALLLTLLDLQTRVSEALSAKEVQLQITDRDKLTELRLLTPGVLKERNEQLLESWLEAKPSLAGSAHPVSSGEILDRHDAEIWIKTNRELSDAPQTELCLVLPFEHSAAPETSAPSEAAAADAKMAAGSRPVYYDFELFLQSKTSPELADAKLSELSFTVFDLETTGLNPSVGDEIISFGGIRILNNKLLTHDTFDALCKPARPVSPESTAIHGITNEMLAGKPPVTEILPAFHAWCENSVLVGHNIAFDLRFLKLLEKRSGLVFNQPALDTLLLSSVLFPDAEAHGLETLCAKFGITVKGRHSALGDAIATAEVFAYLIPLLADRGITTLAQARDLSKDSHFTMLKY; this is encoded by the coding sequence ATGAACCGTAATGAACAGCGCCTTTTTTCGATTTATTTTTTCTCCGGCTTCGCGGTCATTCTGGTGAGTGTGAGCCTTTTTGCGGTTTTACTGTGGAAGTTTGAGCTGGTGCGTGCGGAAGGCGGTAGTCTGATCTGGACGATGCTGCTGCTGGTTGCGCTGCTTTCGGGGGCGCATTTCGCGGGACTTAAGCTGTTCTTTACGAACATGCTCGAGCCGCTGAACCGGCTCAACGATGCGCTTCAGGCCTTTGAAGCGGGCAGGGAGCTGGAGCTGCGCGGAAGCACGTTCACCCGAAATCTGATTACGTCTATCAACCGTCTGAACCGGGCTTACCGCGAGCTGAAGCAAACAACCGATGCCCGCATTGCCGATGCCAACGAGAAGTTGGAGCGGGAAAAGCGTACGCTTGCGACCCTGATTTCCGAGCTGCATTCGGGCGTGATTTTGTGTTCGGGGGAAGGCCGTATCATCCTGTATAACCCTGTGATTGAAGAAATGGCCGCCGATGCGCAGGTGCGGGCGCGGCTGGGGCTTGGTAAGGATATCCGCGGGCTGTTCGATGCGGGTTTGGTTGACTATCTTTTTGAAGAGTCGCGCGGACTGCTGGCGTCGGGCAGCAAAGCGCTGTCAGCGGCGGTGAGCTATGCGCCCTCGGGCGATCTCGTGCGGCTCAGCCTGATTCCGGTGAGCACGACCGATGCGGACGGCGGGGAAGCCTGGCTGCTGATTATGCGCAATATCGCGCCGGAAATGCGGCAGGCTGCGGGGCGTGACACCTTGCTCAAACAGCTTTCGGAACAGGTGCGGGCTTCCGTTGCGAGCATTCGGGCCGCCGGGGAAAATTTATCCGAATATCCCGATATGCCTGCGGCAATGCGGCAGAATTTTGTTAGCGTCATTGAAGATGAAGCCGGACGCCTGGGGTCGCGGGTCGGCGAAGTGTTGGGCGAGTATGAAGAAACCTACCGCTCGTACTGGCCCAAAGAGCCGGTGCTGCTGCGCGCGTTTCTGGAAAACTTTGCACAGCGGGCCGCCAAGCTGACCGGACTGGATGTCCGCCTGCCGGATCAGATGCAGACAGGTATGATTCGCGTGGATACCTACGCGCTGCTGCTCACCCTGCTCGACCTGCAAACTCGGGTTAGCGAAGCGCTGTCTGCCAAAGAAGTGCAGCTTCAGATTACCGACCGCGACAAGCTGACCGAACTGCGGCTGCTCACGCCGGGCGTGCTGAAGGAGCGCAACGAGCAACTTCTCGAATCCTGGCTCGAAGCAAAGCCCAGCCTTGCGGGCAGTGCGCACCCGGTGAGTTCGGGTGAGATTCTCGACCGGCACGATGCCGAGATCTGGATCAAAACCAACCGCGAACTGAGCGACGCCCCGCAGACCGAGCTCTGCCTCGTGCTTCCTTTCGAGCACAGCGCGGCTCCCGAAACCAGCGCGCCGTCAGAAGCCGCTGCAGCTGATGCGAAAATGGCCGCGGGTTCGCGTCCGGTGTATTATGATTTCGAACTTTTTTTGCAGTCCAAAACATCTCCCGAGCTGGCCGATGCCAAACTCTCGGAACTCAGCTTCACCGTATTCGATCTTGAAACGACGGGGCTGAATCCATCCGTCGGGGATGAAATCATTTCCTTTGGCGGTATCCGGATTCTCAACAATAAGCTTCTCACGCACGACACCTTTGACGCCCTGTGCAAGCCTGCGCGCCCGGTGAGTCCTGAATCGACCGCGATTCACGGCATTACCAATGAAATGCTTGCCGGCAAGCCGCCCGTCACGGAGATTCTGCCGGCCTTCCATGCGTGGTGCGAAAACAGCGTGCTTGTGGGGCACAACATCGCCTTCGACCTCCGCTTCCTCAAGCTGCTCGAAAAGCGCAGCGGACTCGTGTTCAATCAGCCCGCCCTCGACACCCTGCTGCTTTCCTCCGTGCTCTTCCCCGATGCCGAAGCGCACGGCCTCGAAACCCTTTGTGCCAAATTCGGAATCACTGTCAAGGGCCGGCACTCCGCCCTTGGCGACGCCATCGCGACGGCGGAAGTTTTTGCCTACCTCATTCCCCTGCTCGCCGACCGCGGCATTACGACGCTCGCACAAGCCCGGGACCTCAGCAAAGATTCACACTTTACCATGCTGAAATACTGA